The nucleotide sequence ACCATTATCCAAAATTTCTTCCTAACAAAAATCAGTAATTCCACTAATGAACCGAAGAAACAAATTGCATTCAATTCAACTAGGGACAACTGACGTCAATTCCTCAACATCTTAAGTTCTcatcaagaaagaaaataaaatccATAGAAGATCCACGAGGACGAGTAGCTGTTGACCAACAACCCACAGACAAATCAAACTTCTTTACCTGTGGAGTAGCGCGAGCTTGTCGTCGCATAGCGCGGCGAACGAATTGAGGAACTCCACCGTGTTTGCTATGAACATGTTCACCTGCGGCGCAGGCAAGACACGCAGAGCAATCAGACACGGCCAAAAGGACAAACAGCTTCGCTTAGGGCTAGCAACCGTCACATATGGAGGAAGGCTGGAGAGTAACGGGGAAGGAGAGACGGACCAGGTAGATGGTCCTCTGGTCGGACACCGCGATGGCCCTCACGCCCTCCACATCGTCTTCGGCGACGGTATCTTCCGCCAGCGCCGGCAAGCGGCCGGGAAGGCTCGCCGCCGCCGATCTAAGCTGATTTAGCATGGCTTCTTGAGGCAGCgaggggggaggggggaggggggcgATCTCCGGACTGGTATGGGTGCCGCGCCGCCGAAGGAGGGGGTAATGACGAAGCCGGCGGCGGCCCGTTAACGAAGCTATGGTTGTGTTTATTCCCCGATCCATTATTAAATTGGAAAAATTACTTGCGTACCATCGACAGAACGTGATTTTCGTAAAATATCACTGAAACTTCACACCTCTATGAAATAGCACAAAAGGATTCAATATGAACTCCGTTCCGTCAAATTTTGCATACAGAAACATTAACCTAAGCTAAAATCCTGACATAAAATTACATATTTGCCCTTACCTTATCATATCTCACCCATCTGAGACACAGGAAGGCACTCGAGCCGCGCTcgccagtgttcgcctaaacggtctaaacggtcaCTAAACGGTAAACGATGGTAAATTATTTTATTTAGGGGGTAAACAAAAATTAAAcgaaaaacggtctaaacggtctAAAGGAAACGGAGATAAACAGTATTAAACAAGCCAAACAGCTATTTAAACGACTGTTTagacgaacacgaggtaaatctagttcagttttatatggataaatttgtatacttaagtttattatatttataaatgtgtacacttatatgttacatgcataaatatctatatttggttcttttcacatgcataaatatatatacatatcaaaataattgatttttactcggataaatatgtataaatgctagaatatttgattttttacgtgcacatatataattatatgtattttttttaaagtacaaaaccgtttagactgTTTAACTTTGTtaaaacaccgtgtaaacagcttAAACGCTAAAcaaagggcgaccgtgtaaagaccgtttaccgtttagaaaAATATTGGCGCTCGCTCACCCCTTCCGCCGCCGCCTCAGGTTCCAGCACACGGGTCAGGGCATTGCCTCTGCCGGCCACTGCGCGGGTCTAGGCACCGCCTCCACCGGCCACCGCGCTGCATGTGCGGCGCCTCAGCTAGGTCGTCGGGCGTCCCTGCGCGGCGCCTCCGCCAGGCCACCACGCGCCCCTGCGCGGCGCCTCCTCCACGTCGTCGACATCCTCTGCGCGGCGCGGCGCCTCCGCTAGGCCGCCGGCATCCCTGCTCACCACCTCCGTCGGCCGCCAGATGCCCCTCCACACTCGACTACGCAATGCATGAATCTGAGATTCCCGATGGGTAAGAACGAAACCTTAGTTATCTACTGCATCTCGTAGCAAAACCGAAATTAGTTGCGGCATGCGACTGTTTGTGATATCTGGTTTATTTGTGTGTGCGATTTGGTATGAGGATGGTCAGTGATGAGAAAGGACTTTTAC is from Miscanthus floridulus cultivar M001 chromosome 7, ASM1932011v1, whole genome shotgun sequence and encodes:
- the LOC136467904 gene encoding uncharacterized protein; this translates as MLNQLRSAAASLPGRLPALAEDTVAEDDVEGVRAIAVSDQRTIYLVNMFIANTVEFLNSFAALCDDKLALLHRNIVKLDLSLALLEAKLHSIDENNNALGHSTSQKDSDLQ